The genomic region TGCACTTCATCCATATGATGCATCAAAGGCATGCACTGACATACTTGCGAGAACTTATGCCTGTACATATGATATGCCGATTGTTGTAACAAGGTGTGCCAATATTTATGGAGGCGGAGACCTGAATTTCTCAAGAATTATCCCGGACACAATTAAATCTATTCTCCAGAATAAAAATCCCATTATCAGGAGCGATGGAACCCCGCTGAGAGATTATATCTATATTGACGATGCAGTTAATGCGTATCTTCTTGCTGCAGAAAAGGCTGATAAAAAAGGAATAAAGGGAGAAGCATTTAATTTTGGATCAAATAGCCCTGTAAAAGTATTGGACCTAGTAAAGGAAATTATTGCGGTTTCCGGAAGCAAGTCTTTGAAGCCTGTTATAGAAGGTAAAGGTGGAGGTAGAGGTAAAGGAGAGATAAACAACCAATACCTGTCAAGCACCAAAGCAGAAAAGCTTCTGGGATGGAAACCAGTTTATAGTCTGGAAAAGGGACTTAGGGAAACTATTAAGTGGTACAAAGATTGAAGATATTGATAACAGGTGGTTGTGGCTTTATTGGTTGTAATGCTGCAAAACGCTTTATAGACAAAGGGTATGAGGTAGCGGTTCTGGACAATCTCTCAAGAAAGGGTTCTAAGGAAAATCTTGAATGGCTTAAACAGCAGGGAAAATTTGAGTTCATAGATTGTGATATCAGGAATTATGCGAAGGTCAAGAAGGTTTTTGCAGATAGAAATAGTATTGACGTTGTGCTTCATCTTGCTGCGCAGGTGGCAGTTACA from bacterium harbors:
- a CDS encoding GDP-mannose 4,6-dehydratase, whose product is MSKETDRKFWKNKRVFITGANGFLGSWLTKALVDSGARVVVLIRDWIPGSVLTNMKNVYNSLEAVVKGDLIDYQLIARILNEHNIDSCFHIGAQTIVGIANRSPISTFESNIRGTWNILEAARNIGLERIVIASSDKAYGEQQDLPYKESYSLNALHPYDASKACTDILARTYACTYDMPIVVTRCANIYGGGDLNFSRIIPDTIKSILQNKNPIIRSDGTPLRDYIYIDDAVNAYLLAAEKADKKGIKGEAFNFGSNSPVKVLDLVKEIIAVSGSKSLKPVIEGKGGGRGKGEINNQYLSSTKAEKLLGWKPVYSLEKGLRETIKWYKD